The nucleotide window TCGCGCGCTGGCGTCCCGGGTGGAATTGCGCCCCAGCGAGCCGCCGCGGAAGTGACCCGCCCGCGCCGCGTGGCCGGCGTCGAAGCCGCTGCGCCGGCGGGTCGTCCCCTTGCGCTCAGGCCCCCGGTTCGGGTCCCGCCGTCCCGGCCACGGGGCCGGGCTCGCAATCGGACCGGCGCGGGTGCATGGAGCCGGCCGGGACGTTGCGCTGCATGTTGGACTTGAACAGGATCTGGGCCAGCAGGATCAGCCCCCACGCCTGCCAGAAGCTGATCGGCTTGATGCCGAAGATGTCCCCCACCGTCTCGCGCCACAACCACGTGACCAGGAAACCGACGCCGATGAACACGCCGATCGCCGCGACCGCGCCGAGCGGGGCGATCCACAGCAGGTTCCGGCGAACGAAGCGCCGCCGGCTTGCGCGTCTTTCCTCGTAGTAGGTGGACATGGTGAACGCTCCTGTCAGATGAGATCGACGCGGTACTCCGCGTCGGTTGCGGTGACGAGATCAACGAGGTAATTGACGTAGCCGAAACCGAGGGCATTCCCGAACGCGCGCGCGACGCCGGCCGCGGCAGCCCGCACCCGCGCCCGGGCCAGGATCCGCTCCGCCTCCGCAAGCACCCGCAGGTCCATCCCGGGCGGCGCCTCCGGAAGCCCGTAGCCGCGCAGCAGGCGCTCAAAGCGGTCGTCACTCATGATTCTTCCAGCTCCCTTCTCAGCCGGGCCAGCGCGTAGTGGTAGCGCGCGATCGCCGTGTTGAGCGGCACGCCCTGGAGCGTGGCGATCGCGGCGAACTCCATGTCATGCCAGGTCCTGAGCACCACCACCTCGCGCTGCTCCTCCGGCAGCGCGAGAAGCAGGCGATTGAGTGCGTCCCGGAGCCCGATCCGCTCCGCGTCGCCCGCGGGGGCGGCCAGCAGCTCGACGTGCGCCTCGTCCAGGGCCATCTCGGGCCGCCGCCGGAGCCGGTCCAGGCAGCGGTTGCGCACCGAGGCGTACAGGTACGGCCCGCCCCGCCGGGGCGCCTTGCCGGCCGCCAGCTGCCGGACCCAGCCCAGGAACGCGTCCTGCACGGCGTCCTCCGCGGCGTCGGGGTCGCGCACCAGGCTCAACGCGTACTGGTGCAGGCGCGTGCGGTACTCGCGGTAGAGCCCGGTGAATGCCGCCTCTTCTCCGCGAGCCATCTCCGCGCTCCGTTCCCGGTCCGGGTCCACGTGCCTCCGATCGCTGCCGTCACTCTCCATGACGTGGGGGAGCCCCCGAATATTGCATCCGGTGTGAAATTCGCGGGCGGGATGCCTCCTGGAACCTGCGGCCTGCGGCCGTTCCCGGTCAGGGGCTAGCCCGGGTGGGGGGTCGCCCGCGCCAGCAGCTCGCGCGCGGCCACCAGAAGATCCGTGAGGTCGGAGGGCTTGGGGAAGAAGCGGTCGGCGCCGGCCTTCACCGCGCGGTCGCGGTAGGCCGGCTCGGCGTTGCCGGAGAGCACAATCACCGGCACGCCGGAGAGGCGCGGCGTGGCACGCACCTTCTCCAGCACCTGGAACCCGTTGCCGCGAGGCAGGCCGAGATCGAGGAACACCAGGTCCGGCGGCTCGCGCAGCAGCGCCTCCAGCGCCTGTGCGCCCGTGGATGCGGAGGAGACGTCGTAGCCATCCTGCTGCAGGCGGTAGGAGAAGATCCGGACGAGATCGTCGTCGTCGTCCACGACCAGGATGCGGCTCATGCCGTCAGTCTACGCCGGGGCGGCCGGGGCGGGCAACCGCCGGGAAGCCCGATGTTCACGACCGGCCGCGGAGGCGCGTCCCGCATGCCGGGCCCCGGACACGATGGCGGTCAGTATCTTGCGGTATTCCTCGCGACTTCCAGCACCTTCGCGGCGTTCGGCAGGTAGAACTCCTCCAGCGGCGGACTGAAGGGCACCGGGGTGTCCAGCGCCGCCAC belongs to Candidatus Eisenbacteria bacterium and includes:
- a CDS encoding sigma-70 family RNA polymerase sigma factor — translated: MARGEEAAFTGLYREYRTRLHQYALSLVRDPDAAEDAVQDAFLGWVRQLAAGKAPRRGGPYLYASVRNRCLDRLRRRPEMALDEAHVELLAAPAGDAERIGLRDALNRLLLALPEEQREVVVLRTWHDMEFAAIATLQGVPLNTAIARYHYALARLRRELEES
- a CDS encoding response regulator, whose amino-acid sequence is MSRILVVDDDDDLVRIFSYRLQQDGYDVSSASTGAQALEALLREPPDLVFLDLGLPRGNGFQVLEKVRATPRLSGVPVIVLSGNAEPAYRDRAVKAGADRFFPKPSDLTDLLVAARELLARATPHPG